Genomic DNA from Antennarius striatus isolate MH-2024 chromosome 16, ASM4005453v1, whole genome shotgun sequence:
cacacacacagacacacacacagacacacacagacacacacacacacacacagacacacacacagagacacacacacactcacagacacacacacacacacacacacatcattgaTCTCTCAGCAGACACAACTACACGTGTAGATGATGGCTGCAGGCGACACGGGATCGATGGCGCTCCAGCAGAGCAGCCGATCGGAAAGTTGTTGACTGATCGACATCAATCCATCCCATCATCCCTGCTGCTCCCAGGCGCCGCCCTGCTGCTCTGTGTCCCACAGAACCGACGGAGGAGCAGAGTTTCTTTTTCCTGGAAGATTTCAACTCTAGTTTCTCACATCGTTTCTCAGAGGGGTGGAGGCGTGGCCCCAGGAGGCGTGGCCCCCCAGGAGGCTGCTCGGGGCGGATCTGTTTCCTTCAGATTCTGTTCATCTTTCAGACGGAGCTGATCTGACGGTAGGTGTCGGTTTCTACCCCCATCTTGTCTGTGGGTTTGGGTTCTACCCCTGTCCGTGATCACTGGTTTGATCTGTGGTGATCGTCTGGTTTGATCACTGGTTTGATCACTGGTTTGATCTCTGATTTGATCTCTGGTTTCATCTCTGGTTTCATCTCTGGTTTCATCTCTGGTTTGATCACTGGTTTCATCTCTGGTTTGATCACTGGTTTGATCTCTCGTTTGATCACTGGTTTGATCTCTCGTTTGATAGCTGGTTTGATCTCTGGTTTGATCTCTGATTTGATCTCTGGTTTGATCACTGATTTGATCTCTGGTTTGATCACTGGTTTGATCTCTGGTTTGATCGCTGGTCTCTGGGGGTAGGGCGTCTCCCGgctgtcttcctgttttctacCCGTGGTGGTTTGAGTCCTGACTgactgtccccccccccacagacgcCATGCCGGACAGCCCCGAGAACATCCCCCTGGGGGAGTGCACCCTGTCCCAGTCGCGGGACCAGCTGACGCCCCCCAGCCGGACGGAGAGCACCGTGTTCAGCCTGTCCCGCAGCGAGTCGCTGTGGGCGGAGCCCAGCGGCACCTGCGAGGTGTTCTGGTTCCCCGCCCACCTGATGTCCACCGGGGGGGGCTTCCTGGCGAGCGGCCTGATCATCAGCGGGCTGTATTTCGCCGGACACTGCCGGCGCGTCACCACCATCCTGGGCCCGGCGCTGCTCTCCATTGGCCTGATGGTGTTCGTGGTGGGCGTGGTCCTCATCCCCATCACCAGGGACAACCGCAGGAGGGCCGGCACCAAGAAGCCCCCCAGCTACTACCGGCCCCCCACCTTCAACCTGTGAGGGGGATGACGGACCGGACCGTTAGTCTCTAGTGAACCCGGAGTTCTGCATGATGACACGAGGACGCCGCCGCCGTTATTCACACAAAACACTCTGAATATTAATGAGGGAGGGGGACGTCCTGCCGCGGCGCCGGACCAGATAAACGCTTCTGCCTGAGCTTCTGCTTCACTTCCTGCACCCACCTGGAGGACACTGGGAAACCTCGGGTCCTCGTCTGACTGCTATTCAAATATCAGCAACCTTTATTGACCATCGACAGCAGGGGGGCCACATCCTGTTTGGATCAGAGCAGCTTCAGGGGTCATGGGTCAGATGGGGGGCTGCTGTTTGATTGGCTCGTTTGCCTTTAGTTAtacattattaataacaacaataacactcATCTGTGTGCAGACACTGATCACTTTAGTGATTTCTCACAATAATTATCAACAATGACAAGATGGGAACAGATATCAATATTCAGTTAATCAGATATCAATGTTCAGTTAATCAGATATCAATGTTCAGTTAATCAGATATCAATATTCAGTTAATCAGATATCAATATTCAGTTAATCAGATATCAATATTCAGTTAATCAGATATCAATGTTCAGTTAATCAGATATCAATGTTCAGCGCTTTGTTCATCTCAGTCGTTAAAGTTTCCGTTAAATTTTCAGGTGATCACTTTCATCACAAGATTTCTCTTTTCactatgtttcactgtgtttatCAATTATGTAATGTTTAAGAAAACATAAGAAATAAATCTTGTCATTTTGAACTAATGACCAAATCTGCTGCATTTCTCACCAAATGATGACGGCGACGCGTCGCCGACAGTTTTAAACTGAACACAATTCTTCAGTGTTTTCATCCCAGTTTGCCACGGGACTGTCGGAcgtctgctgtctgtctgttggtgcGAAGGCTGACGCTGTTCACCAGTGTCGTGTAATCTGTTGTAACTTGATGCTGCAGCCGTGAGTCTTTCAGACGTGCGTCAGTGTTCCGTGTTTCGTGTTCCGTGTTCTCTTGTGATGATGCTCATGTTAGAAAACGCTGATTCACAGAGACGGATGGACCAAACAGGCTGGTAGCCTTACAGCGTGTCCTCCACGTGCTGCTGGTGAACGTGCAGCTCTACACGAGGCTCCAGTCGTGTTCGGGGAGTTTTTCACCGGCTTCGTGAAAACAGACTGTTGCTCACCCAAAGCTGCCCCTAACTCTGGGCTTTTTCTGCCCGTATTGCCCCTCCAGGTGGATCGGGTCTAAAAAAATCCAGCCTGACCCGACCCGGACCCAGGCTGAGATCTTAGTTAGTTAGCCCGGTAGCTTTCATGACACGAGTGAAGTGTCTCCACATTGTGGTGCTTTGACCTCGTCACAGGTTTGTTTCACCTGCGTGTGAAAAcaactcctcctcctgtcaCTGTGAACGTGACGACACTTCTGTCTGCTTTCTGCTGGGTTTGGGTCAGAGGCTGCATCAGCCTCCACCAGCCTCCACCAACCTCCACCAGCCTCCACCAACCTCCACCAGCCTCCATCAGCCTCCACCAACCTCCACCAGCCTCCATCAGCCTCCACCAGCCTCCATCAGCCTCCACCAGCCTCCATCAGCCTCCATCAGCCTCCATCAGCCTCCACCAGCCTCCACCAACCTCCACCAGCCTCCATCAGCCTCCACCAGCCTCCACCAGCCTCCACCAACCTCCACCAGCCTCCACCAGCCTCCACCAGCCTCCACCAGCCTCCATCAGCCTCCGCgtgatttaaaaagaacaaaaacagaataaaacaacattttagtCGTAGTGAGAAGTCGTTCTATCTGTAGAACAGTCTGAGGGCGACTGATGTGGGCCCCACGGGCACCAAgttggtgacccctgacctaCAGACTCATGAGCCGATCAGAACACACCAGATCCAATCAGAATACACCAGATCCAATCAGAACACACCAGATCCAATCAGAACACaccagagccaatcagaacacaccagatccaatcagaacacaccagagccaatcagaacacaccagagccaatcagaagttACGATTTCTGCTCCGGTCTCACGTTCAATCACTCTGATCGGCTCCAGTTCTGTAGGTCTGTCCTGTCACCATGACGCCAGCTATGGGATGTAGTGTGATgatgttgctatggtgacagCCTCTTCCCAAAATATTACTTTAGCTGATTGGTTGACCCTGTAAAGCTCCTCCTACTTCTGGAATGGTTGATTTTCATTCGTCAATGGACTTCATGAGGGTCGGGTTCTGGGTCGGGTTCTGAATCGGGTTCTGGGTCAGGTTCTGGGTCGGGTTCTGGGTCAGGTTCTGGTCTGGACAGAACTTCTTACCTGAGCTGGTAATTAAAACCTTTGAATGACTCTCATCTCAGCTTcctgtagggggcagtgttTGATCTGTGGTTTGATCAaacactgccccctacaggGATGGACGGCCCCTCCTTCATTGGGGGAGGGGTCTGGTTAACccttaaaggggccctattctGAAAGTCACACTTttccaggtctctacatatacatagtggtcctccctaacccgaccaactcctagaacctggtaaacaaacacttcctgcatcaatagatatttggacttttaggaagtcacggctctgaacgactcgattcGACCACAAAGCGCTAGAATAGGCATCCTTGAcctcagactttgcactctgctattggacagagtattggacgatacggattggtggacatgctcaggggcgtggacgatatggactggttgacacgcccaagggcgtggccatccccaagtcggacgtgaggcagcagtctgttgacaTGGCGTCCATCACAGGGAGACATGATAGTTGTTCaggtgttgattgtacaaatcaacaccagcgtttatttttaatcccatcaatgaagaacagaacagaccgtggttacatttcatgtttaatgtctctgtgcagctacatctcctgctcgttagtttgtgtgtgaaccacttcactccagcctgtgttAGCaacgagggtcagtccagacggggctttgtctgagactggtcctcattcaaggatcactccccaccatagggaccaaggacctgcaccctggaccaaggaccaaggacctgcaccctggaccaaggaccaaggacctgtaccctggaccaaggaccaaggacctgcaccctggaccaaggaccaaggacctgcaccctggttaaggtaagtctcaccacatttatctttagcaGTTTCTGTTAGCATGGGTGATCAGTGCTATGTGGCTAATTAGGTgctgctgctttgtttcgtgtttgtgtgtgtggctccaacgtgtgtgtgctgaacctacagtacctactgtaggtacaacgtgtgtgtgctaaacctacagtacctactgtaggtacaacgtgtgtgtgctgaacctacagtacctactgtaggtacaacgtgtgtgtgctaaacctacagtacctactgtaggtacaacgtgtgtgtgctaaacctacagtacctactgtaggtacaacgtgtgtgtgctgaacctacagtacctactgtaggtacaacgtgtgtgtgctgaacctacagtacctactgtaggtacaacgtgtgtgtgctaaacctacagtacctactgtaggtacaacgtgt
This window encodes:
- the LOC137610346 gene encoding phosphoinositide-interacting protein-like, whose protein sequence is MPDSPENIPLGECTLSQSRDQLTPPSRTESTVFSLSRSESLWAEPSGTCEVFWFPAHLMSTGGGFLASGLIISGLYFAGHCRRVTTILGPALLSIGLMVFVVGVVLIPITRDNRRRAGTKKPPSYYRPPTFNL